In one Massilia endophytica genomic region, the following are encoded:
- a CDS encoding response regulator transcription factor, producing MLHIVDDEEVVRDSLSWLASSRSIAATSYERAAHFLAYVEAGQFDPQGDCVLLDVRMPDMNGVAVFDQLAARGLTQRLPVIFLTGHGDVPMAVDTLKRGAFDFFEKPFNDNELMDRVQEGLEKSKHASASAAVHARLATLSTREREVLDLILAGKMNKVVADELGISMRTVEVHRAHIFDKMQVKTAVELAGLLK from the coding sequence ATGCTGCATATCGTGGACGATGAAGAAGTGGTGCGCGACTCGCTCTCGTGGCTGGCCTCCTCGCGCTCCATCGCCGCCACCAGCTACGAGCGCGCGGCGCATTTCCTGGCCTATGTGGAGGCGGGCCAGTTCGATCCGCAAGGCGACTGCGTTCTGCTCGACGTGCGCATGCCGGACATGAACGGCGTGGCCGTCTTCGACCAGCTGGCGGCGCGCGGCCTGACGCAGCGCCTGCCCGTGATCTTCCTCACCGGCCATGGGGATGTGCCCATGGCTGTGGATACCCTGAAGCGCGGCGCCTTCGACTTCTTCGAGAAGCCCTTCAACGACAACGAGCTGATGGACCGCGTGCAGGAAGGCCTGGAGAAATCGAAGCACGCTTCCGCCTCGGCCGCCGTGCATGCGCGCCTGGCCACGCTCTCGACCCGCGAGCGCGAAGTGCTCGACCTGATCCTGGCGGGCAAGATGAACAAGGTGGTGGCGGACGAACTGGGCATCAGCATGCGCACCGTCGAAGTCCACCGCGCCCACATCTTCGACAAGATGCAGGTCAAAACCGCCGTCGAACTCGCCGGCCTGCTGAAATAG
- a CDS encoding DUF3052 family protein: MSEKTVADKLFAAKAKAIAVINAGAANAGLVAQLPQEKLAAKGAADLILLFADSEAELERELPKAKTRLEPKGALWVCYVKGTSKLHTGLHRDRINAYAESIGLTAVAMISIDQDWSALRLKIS; this comes from the coding sequence TTGAGTGAAAAAACTGTCGCAGACAAACTCTTTGCGGCCAAGGCGAAGGCCATTGCCGTCATCAATGCCGGGGCGGCGAATGCCGGGCTGGTGGCGCAGCTGCCGCAGGAGAAGCTGGCCGCCAAGGGCGCGGCGGACCTGATCCTGCTCTTTGCCGACAGCGAGGCCGAGCTCGAACGGGAGCTGCCGAAGGCGAAGACGCGGCTGGAACCGAAAGGCGCCCTGTGGGTGTGCTACGTGAAGGGCACCTCGAAACTGCACACCGGCCTTCACCGCGACCGCATCAATGCCTATGCCGAGAGCATCGGCCTTACCGCCGTTGCCATGATCTCCATCGACCAGGACTGGTCCGCCCTCCGCCTCAAAATTAGTTAA
- a CDS encoding MarR family winged helix-turn-helix transcriptional regulator gives MKPGLGTQLRHLIELLDGAVGEAYDAAGLDYRPRYTPVMRALAEGRPLTLGQIAERARITQPAATQTVNLMLKADLVVSTPGTLDARQKLVSLSPHGKAMLPKLQRCWAATKGAADSLDADMSHPLSEALAEAIAALEQQPFGERIRAAMTANKKR, from the coding sequence ATGAAACCTGGACTCGGCACTCAATTGCGCCATCTGATCGAACTGCTGGACGGCGCCGTGGGCGAAGCCTACGACGCGGCGGGACTCGACTACCGCCCCCGCTACACCCCTGTCATGCGCGCCCTCGCCGAGGGCAGGCCGCTGACGCTCGGCCAGATCGCCGAACGCGCCCGCATTACCCAGCCCGCCGCCACGCAGACGGTGAATCTCATGCTGAAGGCCGACCTGGTCGTCAGCACGCCCGGCACGCTGGACGCGCGCCAGAAGCTGGTGAGCCTCAGCCCCCACGGCAAGGCCATGCTGCCCAAGCTCCAGCGCTGCTGGGCCGCCACCAAGGGCGCAGCCGACTCGCTGGACGCCGACATGTCCCATCCCCTTTCCGAGGCGCTGGCCGAAGCCATTGCGGCCCTGGAGCAGCAGCCTTTCGGCGAGCGTATCCGCGCCGCCATGACCGCGAATAAAAAACGATAA